In Drosophila santomea strain STO CAGO 1482 chromosome 2L, Prin_Dsan_1.1, whole genome shotgun sequence, a single window of DNA contains:
- the LOC120458327 gene encoding uncharacterized histidine-rich protein DDB_G0274557 codes for MHLPQGALSFLFITCMMFVLAGGHPSSDKLKIRIHVPVKHHTHVHTKTVIKKVPLPIPVPVKEHHHEPKKHHSSRSHHHHHHHEDDQDDDFEGYEYPIKAKRRTRHPFV; via the exons ATGCATTTGCCCCAAGGA GCATTGAGCTTTCTGTTCATCACTTGCATGATGTTCGTACTGGCAGGCGGCCATCCATCAAGCGACAAGCTGAA GATCCGAATACACGTGCCGGTGAAGCACCACACACATGTGCACACGAAGACGGTCATTAAGAAGGTTCCGTTGCCCATTCCGGTGCCGGTCAAGGAACACCACCACGAGCCGAAGAAGCAccacagcagccgcagccaccaccaccaccaccaccacgagGACGACCAGGACGACGATTTCGAGGGCTACGAGTACCCCATCAAGGCCAAGCGGCGCACGCGGCATCCCTTTGTCTGA